Proteins from one Triticum aestivum cultivar Chinese Spring chromosome 7A, IWGSC CS RefSeq v2.1, whole genome shotgun sequence genomic window:
- the LOC123150912 gene encoding uncharacterized protein, translated as MAEQGNKTTSWWRRFRWLYAVRCTLACVVTMVAVAVIVRAVVVMLRPEKLQLKLAAGRVAANYIPSLPPPGNEVWLKFVLRAYNPSGRATLEYANVTVRLTDASSSSSSAEAPTARIAEFDLPKPIDVMQKTLSEVLVPLSLVPKEDLPMRYVRALYEGRGVADAEMELRGILSTHVAMSTTSVLTTYYCWPVTIAVGPGDYAAADVACFDKLDAPAHV; from the coding sequence ATGGCCGAGCAGGGGAACAAGACGACGAGCTGGTGGAGGAGGTTCCGGTGGCTATACGCGGTGCGGTGCACCTTAGCGTGCGTGGTCACCATGGTGGCCGTGGCAGTGATCGTCCGGGCGGTGGTGGTGATGCTCCGCCCCGAGAAGCTCCAGCtgaagctcgccgccggccgcGTAGCTGCCAACTACATACCGTCGCTGCCACCCCCGGGCAACGAGGTGTGGCTCAAGTTCGTCCTCAGGGCCTACAACCCAAGCGGGCGCGCCACCCTCGAGTACGCCAACGTCACCGTCCGGCTCACGGACGCGTCGTCGTCATCTTCTTCGGCGGAGGCGCCTACAGCGAGGATCGCCGAGTTCGACCTTCCGAAGCCCATCGACGTGATGCAGAAGACATTGAGCGAGGTGCTCGTGCCGTTGTCGCTGGTGCCGAAGGAGGACCTACCGATGCGGTACGTGCGCGCGCTCTACGAGGGGCGCGGCGTGGCCGACGCGGAGATGGAGCTGAGAGGGATCTTGTCCACCCACGTGGCGATGTCCACCACAAGTGTCCTCACCACGTACTACTGCTGGCCGGTGACCATCGCCGTCGGCCCGGGCGACTACGCCGCCGCCGACGTGGCCTGCTTCGACAAGTTGGACGCCCCGGCTCATGTGTGA